ttaaaaataaaaaagggctCAGTTAAAGTATTTGTCTTATCGTTAAGGACAACTTAAAGGGACCGTTTATGTATTTCGCCTAAAGGATATGAAATGAGAAAAGAAATTTAGAAGGGTGTGTAGTTTGTCAAAGAGAAATTCACTTCTTACATATAAAACTTAATACTTGTTCCCTAGACAGGTTAAGAAGTTTGTCCGCGAAAGTAATACTTGTGTGCTATAATTATTATGAGTTCTACTTGTTTTTTATTGCATTCAAATCGTTACAAAGCAATACTTATTTCGGAGGTTGTCCTTTGCAGTTGCTATTTTCTTGATAGATCTGTTCTCTCATTTACAAGCTATGATGAAAAACGAAGAacagaaaaataaaaagtaatacCACATATAACCCTCCCCAGACCCACGTGTGGGATTGTActgggtttgttattgttgtACTTGCATATAATATTTCCCGGATTAAGATTTTTAAAAATCATTAGTATAATATATGAATGTAACAGTTAAGTGTATTTATACATTTTTTTGTTCGGTAACTTTTTGGTACAAAACCAAAAACCAAACCGGATTATCAAATTGCAAAAGTTACAACCGAAAATTTAACTAAATTATTGAATCTTTTTTCGATAATTCGGTTTTTACCCAATTCTGAAGCCCCCTAGAACTCAAGTTTGTGACATTAGATGGAGAGAGGCAGGTAAGGTAATTTTACAGTCAACTCAACCACTTAAGTATGGATTTTCCAGGGAAAAAAAGCAAAAGGATTCAAATGATCGATCCTTCCTGCACGTGGGAAGTCATGCATCAAAGTTTGAAAAAACAAGTGTATTTCGAAGCATTCATCTGCAAAATGAGAATTGAAAGAGATAATTCTCACTTGATGTATAGTAAGTATAAAATTTTGGGGTTTGCATTGTTATATCTGCACAAGACAGTAAAAGACTGGACACACCTATACTTTTGCAGCGAACCAACCTAACATTGTGGGTGTCATTGAGCTTTGAACATGCTCGGGAAAGAAAACAAAGAATACGTTAAGTTCCCTTCTGTAACATTGAGTAAGGTTAACATAAGATACACCTAAACTACTGCCACCAGACAAACCCGTCACCATTAAGCAAAAGAGGTAGTCTACCTTGGTGATAGGTGATCTTGTTCTGTGGACTGGATTTTCCCATTTTCAAGTTCAATGCTTGCTTCTTCTAGTACTGAACATGCGTCTGAAGGGATGTTAATGCCTGCAAAACCAACCATAACAGCTGCAGCTCCGATGTAATCCAAGATTGGGGGTGCATTTCCTGTCAATGTATCCACGATTGCAGCTAACGGGACCTGAATGGTGAGTCCTGCTGTTGCTACTGTTGTGGAGGTTAAAAGAATAGCCTTGGCCCACAGTAAATCACTCAGCACATTGTCAAACATACCTATATATGGTTATTTTGAAGTTAGTAGTCCATATATTATGTGGCCTCCTACCAGATCAAGTAAACAAAAACCAAAAAGTTGGCAATGCCAAATCCCATCCGAAGAAAAGGAGAAATTCTTAAAGACGAGATGAACGAAGAACGTAAAGATTGACACCACAGTTGGATAACATGTCTATTTCCGAGGGTAACTTTCACTACTTCAAGTAGTTTAGAAGCACGGATTCCTGATGAAACATCAAAACGATTAAAAAAAACTGTTGCTAAATATCAAGCGCAGAATAATAGATGACTCACGGCTCCCTTCGCCCAGCAATTCTGACATGGTTATTAGAAGTTTAGATGCACCTGTACTATGTAGTTCAGTCACATTaaaagaattagaaaaagaatgacGATGCCAAACCATactccccccccctccccccaaaagTAGAAATTCACGAGGATGAGATGAAATATAACAAGAATGATATGCCACTGTGGACGACACGCCTCGCTAGTCTAACTCTACCTTTCACAACTAAAGAATTTAAGGTACAGGATGCCTGCACACTTGATGATTGATGAACAGCTAAAAATCAAATCTCATGATACTAGCTGGTTAAAGGAACTCTTATATAGTTGACGTGAGTGATTTAAGGTCAAGTCTCTTGATTTGCTCCTGCGACAAGGACTCACCATCATATGACTGATGCTTATAAGCTATGCTTCCTAGTTACGCTTCTCCTAATCTCAATTATCAGATGcagacaaaatacaaaatagaaaaatCAGGATAAATCATGAATTAGAGTACGATTAAAAGTTGCTGTGTACAATAAAAAAGAGgtatcctttttttttgtttctgaaTTTCCTTCCAGCAGCTTAGCCAGGGTCATAAAGCATCTTTCTAACTGGAAAAAAGACTAAACCTTATATGAACAAATGTAGAACCTAGAACATTTCCTCTACTCGGCAATGTAGAGGCAAAAAGAGGACTTCACTTTTGTTTCTGTTTTTCCTGCCAGCAGCTTAGTTAGGGACATATTCCATCTAAGATTCTTGCAAACAGCAAAAGACCAAGCTCTTCTTCAATGTGTCTGTTggttctatttttttaaaaacgttCTTCGAACTTTAAAAACACCTCAAGCACTTCAAAAAAACTATTCAAATCTGCTTTGTCTTCCAGAAAACCTCTCTATCTCATCAGTTGCCAGAGTTAACTGTCTTTGCACTTCCCAAGAACTTTCCCTCAAGTGGCAGACCAAGTACTTGGGTGTAGTGTCTCCATTTTACAAATGTAGATCATAACTAACTCATGAGTATTATGTACCACTCCAATTACGAGTGCCTTGAACTACCAAACTGACCTGAAACTCAGAACCGCCTCACACCCCATCGGTGTCCTGAATTAAAAAACTGTCTCATCTGTTGTTCACAGAAAACCAAATATTATGAACTTTCTGATAGTTCGACGGACAAAACCtattactccctccgtctcattttgtgtgaacctgtttgattgggcacgaagtttaagaaagaaagacaaaaatttggaacttgtggtcttaaacatgacatgacatttgtgtggctataaaagcatGTTATTAAGTGTAAAATGAGAAGTTTAAGTTAGACTGTTTCAAAATATAGACAGATATCATTCTTTTGGGAATAGACTAATACGAAAGAGTGTCACATAAACATCCCCTTTAGGATACTCAAAGATTAGCTAGCTCTTTGGGATGTGAGGTAAGATCCTTGCCTACCACTTATTTGGGCAAAGAGCAAGTCTCAACGGATATGAAATGGTGTCCTAGAAAGGTGTGAAAAAAATTGTCTAAATGGAAGAATAATTATCTGTCTATGGGAGGGAGGGTTGTACTGGTCAACAGTGTGTTAGACTCTCTTCCCACCTACATGATGTCATTGTTCCCATTACCAGCAAGCAAGAAGATTGATGCTCTGAGGAGGAATTCATATGGCAAGGCAATAGAGAAAAAAGGGGTTATCATTTAGTTAAATGGAAAACTCTTACAGTTGCAGAAGAGAAGGTGGTTTGGGAATCAGAAATTTGAGGCAACATAATAAAAAGCCTATTCATGAAATGGCTTTGGAGATTTCCACTAGAGGAACAAGCTTTACGGTCTTGGAGGTAAGGCAATCTCCCCCTCCTTTCTAAAGATAATACAACACACCCAGTTGATACTGggaaattattaaaaaaaaaaagaacaagctTCACGGAGGAAGGTGATATGTACAAAATATGAGATTGAAGGTCAGTGGAGCTTTGGTGCAGCGGCCAGTCCCTATGGAGTGTGTGTGTGGAGATCTATTAGAGCTCTATGGCCAACTTTTATGAGAAACACCAGCATAAAGGTGGGGAATGGAGCAAAGACTTCCTTCTGGAAGGATGTTTGGACAGGAAATTGTCCATTTAAAGACAGTTTCCCTGATTTGTACTACTTAGCAGTTAGCACAACAGCCTGATGCTACTATTGCTGAAACCTGGAGCCAGCAGGGATGGAATTTCAGTTTCAGAAGATTTCTCAATGATTAGGAGGTAACTAGAGTGATCGAGTTCTTTTAGGTCCTGGAAACTTTCAAGGGAACAGTTGAGCAAGTGGATAGACTGACATGGGATAGCAATTGCAGAGGAGTTTTCGCCGTTAAATCTGCATATGAGGGCCTAAACAGATCAGTCCAGCAGCAAGGGCCTTGGCTATGGAAGCATATCTGGAGATTGAAGGTTCCTTTTAAAGTTGCAGTATTTTGTTGGCTAGTGGTCAAACAAGGCTGTCTTGACTCATGAGAGTTTAATGAAGAGAGGAATGCCCCTGTGTTCCAAATGTTTCCTATGTGGTAAGGCCAACGAAACAAACAgtcatctcttccttcattgtcAGGTACCAGTAGATTATGGAAGTTGTTCATGAGTATGAAAGGTCTAAATTGGCAATGCCAAGAGATACCATGGAGCTTTTGTTTGTTTGGGACAACTTAGCAGCTGGAACAAGTCAGATGAAGTGGTGGAGCATCATTCCTGCATGTAATTCTGGACAGTTTGGTTGGAAAGGAACTCCAGATGTTTAGCAGATTCAGCCAACTCTGAACAGAAGATCAAAATGAACTGCTTATTTTTGTTTCACTTTTGGTGTAAAGAAGCTTTAGTACAAGATGTAGAGTCCCTAGTTGATCTCATTGGATCTTTGTAACTGTCACAAGActtgtctttttttctttttatctttctgGAAGTCTTGTAACTAGGGTCTGTTTCTATTAGCACTATCTTTGTGCTAAGTTCAATTTTTAATGAATTCTGttaccatttaaaaaaaaaaaagatgtataAACATCCCCTTCTACTTTTTTTGTCAAATAGAAATAGTCTGTCTAAAACCATTCTTTTCAAACTAAGATAAAGAGGTCTAGAGATTGATAGAGAAGTTAGAAGAGAGGAGCAATTGTGCTAGGGTTTGTTTGCTAGTTGCGGGTGGGGTATTGAAGCTAAGGTTTCTTCGCTAGTTGCGGGTGGGAGTAACTAAGCTAAGGTTCCTCCACTAGTTGCTCGTATGCTGGGCTTTTAAAAAGTGGTTCAACAAAAGTATTAAGAGAAATGTGTTGTATCTTGATTGGGCCACAACAAACAAGTTTGGATGACAAATAAAGTTCACTTTTATAAACAAGACCCAGAAGGAATAAAACCGGTTGGGCAAGTTCTGGACCATTTAACACAGCATAAAATAAAGTTTATTCAGTATAACTTAGTTAATTAAGTAAAACTGGATTTTAGCATAACATCGACTTTAATAATTGAATGGCTAACTAATTACTCCATCAAATATTTTATATTTACACATTTATTATCTGTATTCTGTATCCCAATACCCGGTACTCCTAATTGTATCACTGTTATTCATTGAATCCTAAAGGTTATGAGATTAGCGAATTTGACCTCTAAATCCATACCGCGTGGACACCCGAGTTCGTACAACATTGCCAGTCATCGTAAAGAGTTTCTTCAACTTGTATCCAAAAGAAGGCGTCGAATATTTGATAGGTAATGAAGCCCTTGCATTCACGTATCCTTACCTAAGTCTTACACATTTCGAGCCATACCTAGGGGAATCAACTTAAATTTCCAATGCTACTTCAAACCAAACTCAAGTTCTAAAGCTATCAAACCTCTCTTCTGTGGGtcggaaaaaaagaaagaatatcaTTCGCAACGAAGAAAACCGGATCTACCCTGTAGGCATGTAGCCATTAACCTTAAAGCCATTAACAAAACCTCCAATCTTCACATTTTCTAGAAGTTCACTTAATATTTTTTTACCAGTAATCAAAAAATTTCATTAGTATAAATGCCAAGCACTAAGAAGTTTACTAAATGCTTCCATAACAATAAAAAATAGCAAGGGTGAGAGGGGGTCTCCTGTGTTAGTCCCTACTAATACCAAAGAaaccaaaggaaaatttgctAATCATGAAAGAGAATTTAACCATTGGTAAGCATGTTGGATCCATTGCCTCCATTTATATCAAAATATAGCAAGATGCTCTAATTCACTTAATTATCCATTTGTTCTATGCCCAATATAAACAACATTCTCTATTCTCCACTCCTCAATCTACAATCTAATATCTCATTAGCAAAAAGAGTCCTAGGACTTGTCTACTCCTCTCAAAAGCATTCCATGAAATAGAAATGAGCTTGTCTAAGACGCGTTTCAATCTCAAGGATAATGTGTTCGTGATGATCTTATACACTGCCACCAAACTGATCCGCCAAAAATCCTAAATGCACAAAGCACCATTCTTTTAATGACCGAGAAATCTCTGAGGACCAATGGTGCATAGTTAGAAACTCAGTGGATAATGGACCCGCCCCTCTACCCTTCCCCATTTAAATACTAGGCTTTAGTTCGAGCCAACGACGTGCGATCAATTCACACATAACATGTTGCACTCTTACCACTAGACCAAAGCCTGGGGGCCCAATCCACCACTTCTCTGAGGAATCAAAAttacaaaagaaaaattaaaacactTCGGTAGAACCGTAGAAGTGATTCATACATTCCACAACCTCTTTCTGTAGCACCTccaaatggtgaaagaatgcaaAAGGAAACTCATGCAGGCGTAAGTTATGCGGCGTACTACTTTGTCTCCCAAACAATTTCATAGAGCCTAAAGGATCTCTTCTTCTGAATGGTTGCTCCATTCCTCTTTCTCCTCCTCAATAATTGTCTAGAATGTGATTCGGTCCATAATTAGCGTCCATTCTCACTTTTCTCTTACAACATTTGACTAGGCGCTCAATGAAATTATTTCATTTCTATGGATTAATGACACAACAGAAGAGTTTAGAATTATTCTTCAGACCAATTTAAGTGTGACTTTTATCTCCAAATAATTTCTGGGGCCACTAGTTGCTTGCCCCATATCGCCTTTGATTGTTTCCTTCTGGATTTCCTCATCATCATTTACGCCTTCTTTTTCCTCCTCTTCTAGTACTTGTAAGTTCATTAAATAGGTATCCATAATTTGTTTCCATGCATCCAAGCACCTCCTTGTTCCATTTATTCAAGTTGTTCTTCAATATTTTTAGGAATATTAGATAGGTTAAAACCAAGTTATCCTATGACAGTGTAGTTCTCCCACCATGCTCTAATTGTTGGTTGAAATTATATGCTGTAGACGGTATCAAAATACAACTTCTGCCAAGAGCTAGAAATCATCCTGTTTTTCATAGGACAGGAACCAAATGCAAACACTTACTTCAAAGGGTCACATAGTAAGCAATTCTGTTCAAGAAAGCACTGAAGAAACAACAATTAGAAGATCATGTAGAAGAAAAAATGAATGGACTATCATATGTCATCGTCCCCATTTTCACTCATTTACGCACACAAAGACACAACAAATCAATAAATACTTAAATATGCAAGGGTAGGCAGACTCATACCTTTACCAACAATTAGGCCAAGTTGCTTCCAGGTGAGCGTATTAAATGGCTCGAGGTTAGCAAAGTTGAGTACAAGAGGGATGGGTAAGAATATCAGCAGGTTGAATAAACCCAAAAATCCAAGAAACTGTGCCATACTGGCATGACCACTTTTTCCATCATCATCAGGTAACTTTTTACGAATGAGGGTTATGTACACAGCATAAAAAGCGGATGAGAGGAGAGCAAGAATGTCTCCAAGAACAGGGTTTGAAGCAACTTTACTGGATCCTGATTTTGAGTCACCCAAGCTGACGATGATTGTTCCTCCCATGCAAAGAAGCACACTGATCAGCTTCACCCAAGTGAAAATCTCCCCCAAGAATACAAGAGACACCAGAAACGTAAACAAGCTGGATGAACTGCTTAAGATGGTGTTTGACTGTAAGGAAAACCAAAATCACAACCGCATTACACATTGGTTAACAGAGGCGGATATAACATTGCACCCACTATTAATGCGATAACTGGCTTGAACATAATATAAGTATATACACTCCTAAAAAATCTTCAACTACATAACTCGAGTTGAAGTTAGTGGAGTGTGTCCGTTACATACATCAATGTTTGTCGATAAAAGCAACTCCCTCCGTTCCATCTTGTATATCTTAGCTCGACCGTGCATGAAATTTAAAAATGTAGAGAAGACTATTGAATCTTGTGATCTTAAACTAAAATTGTGTGTAAACGCTTTGAATCTCGCAGTCCAAAACATGTAATCTCATTCCTATAAGGGAGAGTCGTTAAGGATATTATAGAAATATGGGATTAAAAACTTACTAAATATAGAAAAGTGAGGTTCGTTAAACAGACTAAAACGGAAAGCAAGACGCATAAATTGAGTAAAAGATAGTAAGCTTACCGTAACAGTTGTATATTTGAGTGATAGATTAAACGTAAGCTGTGCTAGAAACCAAAAAGGGCATATTAACAAGCTAACTTTAGCTACTCTAGAACGGGTCCAACGCCCTTTTGCGTCCAACCCAGTATCAACACTTTGATCTAAATCCTTATCAGCAACAGCCAATTTGCTCTCTTCTGCAATCCCACTTGGACTCGAATCCTCAGCTCCGTCGTCAAGAAGAATAGCCTCCTCTGATTCACCAGAATCTTCTTGCAAGGTGCTGCTGTCTTTTTTCTTTTGCCAAAACAATAAAGTCCCATATTTATCTTCGAGAAAGCGTATAATTTCAATAAGGGGAACGTATATAACGAACAAAGAATTGCAGATGTACGTGACAAGAAAAGGGGAAACACCGGCATCCACAACGGACTGAACCACAAAACTAGCAGCAATCCAAATAGAGGCAACAGTTAATATATACACCAAACCTAAAACCCATCTCCAAGTTTGATTTTTCATTCCtttttaaaccaaaatttcagCCCCCGAGACGAGTTTTAACTGGGAATTAATGCACCCTCTAGATGTTCATCGATCAACAATTCTATGCTCTAATATTTTGAATGTCACATCCAATAGAGGTTTCTTTAATTCAAAGAAAATCGTAGGAAACTAATGTAAAGAGATTTCGAAAAGACAAAAATGTGAATGCGATCTAATAGTGTGTTCGCAAAGGGCGTGGAATCTGCAGTTTATTGATCAGCAATGGAATATCATCCCAGGAGACTAACTACGCGGACTTTGGAGCACGTGACTCACGCCTGCACGTGCTTCTCTGCTTCATCTCTTGGGCTTGGTCCCTTCTCATTAGCCCATATATAAGCTGGGTCGGCAATTTCCTCCACAGCTTAACCGCTTAACGGTCGAAGTGCACAAATAGCCAATTTATATTGCAGAGAGAAAATTAGGGAGAGAGGTAATTACAATGGAATAAAACTCTCTATTTACAGGGAGAGGATGATTTAGTCACCAAGTAATGAACCCTAGAATCTTTCTAAATATAAatattcaccataaataaaattataTTATAACACTTCCCCTGAATGtttattcaacagataatgtggcTTGTTAAAACcgtaactaaaataaaacccagtggAAAAAAAATTCtggagaaggaaaaagagtacacatatctaataatacgccttttggttgcctcgttaaaaaccttgcaaggaaaatccagtgggacaaaaccttgtaagggaaaaagagtacaacgcgtattaactgcCTCTGataagagcatcaattcacattcTTGAGCCTTCACATCCCAATCTTGTATACTAACTTCTTAAAGGTTGACATCGGTAGAGATGTGGTGAATAAATCAATCATATTAACTTAAATgaatatgttgcaccttgaaaTCATTCCCGATAGAAATGAATTGTCTTCATATGATCTTGTTGGAATCATCATTTCAATATCAAGGCAAAAACTCTTGCTATCATATTACTATCATGCGTATAATTATAGCATAATACATTGTGCACAAATTGCGCTGAGGATGTGGTACTTCAAGAtgaagaattgtatatgctttaagcaatttaaatcctTTGGGGATTGCCACATATGTATAGTCAAATAAGTCATATAAATAGACTTTAGATttatatcaagttttcatgtcatgccaGACATATAAGATACATGAAAGTGATTACACACACTAATGACTTTATACTTTCGAGTGTTTGAACTACATGTCCAAAACTATATGTCTTTCATATGGAATCAATTCTACTTGAATTGTGTCTTTTccatttggccaatatttttgtgTCTATAGGCGATAGACTCGAGGTCCTCATCTATACTTAGTGCTATGATAGATGTCGTCGacaaacattttatatcggttccaatattttttcataaagacataacatagagatctcttcattcatttATTCAGGTACTGAATatctgagattttatgaagtgttatgtcatgtgatcttctagatcacttgtctcctttattatgattattttgatcatttgctcatcttctttatcaagaagtttatttgaaactAATTTGTCTATATggtttaagcgtaccatagattttgtccttctaggacttaataggagcatttgcaatgagaatatagttactttctttgggtcagcaaatgcgtatggcatgctttgcaatatgttgcaaatgaattatctttttataaacttcaagtttatattatcttattcgaggatctagatgtacacgtgataattcattccacgtaactttttctcaactctttgtcatgtctccccctcatgttagaaaaactaacttattTTCCTCAACTTTGAAAGCCCATCTTTGTGTGTCATGGTGTTAATtaaaatatacaccgcacattaataataataataagataaaattatttggttcctgaccctgaaccacttgtgaggggagaa
This genomic stretch from Nicotiana sylvestris chromosome 9, ASM39365v2, whole genome shotgun sequence harbors:
- the LOC104233571 gene encoding thiamine-repressible mitochondrial transport protein THI74 gives rise to the protein MKNQTWRWVLGLVYILTVASIWIAASFVVQSVVDAGVSPFLVTYICNSLFVIYVPLIEIIRFLEDKYGTLLFWQKKKDSSTLQEDSGESEEAILLDDGAEDSSPSGIAEESKLAVADKDLDQSVDTGLDAKGRWTRSRVAKVSLLICPFWFLAQLTFNLSLKYTTVTSNTILSSSSSLFTFLVSLVFLGEIFTWVKLISVLLCMGGTIIVSLGDSKSGSSKVASNPVLGDILALLSSAFYAVYITLIRKKLPDDDGKSGHASMAQFLGFLGLFNLLIFLPIPLVLNFANLEPFNTLTWKQLGLIVGKGMFDNVLSDLLWAKAILLTSTTVATAGLTIQVPLAAIVDTLTGNAPPILDYIGAAAVMVGFAGINIPSDACSVLEEASIELENGKIQSTEQDHLSPR